A part of Bacteroidia bacterium genomic DNA contains:
- a CDS encoding tetratricopeptide repeat protein, protein MTVSSVFRKFTKFLPIILLLAVFSCSKEKDTVTARLYHNTTSYFNGYYNATYLFKETVTRLEEQYKFPEQGFIEVVYYGNEDEIKSFVSDFETIIKKNDAVMFKHPNGDWIDDCRLLNGKSWFYRQNYTLAMENFDYILETFPDSRLVPEVHFWIAKTHYMMENSEMTKTILDKELINNDTVYIDADLEADLSLFRTRLAIQDKDYKKAAKILSENVIYIKDNLRRARAHFLLGQLFSETKEYPKALENYMLVEKFSADYSLTFSSKIKIARLYVEFQKGKDDDDEVNKYLTKLLKDEKNFEYRDQVYYEFALLEIKKENLKGAIDYLKESIRANLSNQRQKALSYFKIGQIYFFDFQNYTQAQTYYDSAATAITPKAPEYKEITTLAATLKDYINYKNTISYQDSMLWLSTLPADTLDALINRLVAEEKRKQEEEQERMLKEMNSPNNNFYNPALQQFQDQGNRAKQSQGGVWYFDNPAAVSSGKLQFEQVWGKRINEDNWRRSKKMSNISMAGDPDAGADKQPVEVDSTLLKQYGDKYKYYKDIPKDEEGIAVANAKIEEAMYNLGQLYAQKLNENDSAIKTLETLLDRYENSEYTLRARYSLYGLYNLKRSPISEVHKNYILNEHPETVYAYLILNKDPRELKRDILDYAFAYDGLFNAYSTRQFETSIGFSDFLLTNEQFHSNPEIDFAKLYYIKGMSYGYLGQKDSLAKTLTYLVTTYPQSEVAPLAQKTLNYLKTGVPATSKGETVSGASLTESADPSNEAFKGFTDKIKPTDKIFVLIFVDKNKVSKTDANTQIADFNKVHYDAMGLKVFTFLYQQTHLLPYISSFKTVEDAKKYIQDFLADNASKTIISSGDEKIFYISHTNFKVAYGQKRMEDYIQYYENILNK, encoded by the coding sequence ATGACGGTGTCTTCCGTATTTCGCAAATTTACAAAATTTCTGCCAATAATCTTGCTGCTGGCTGTGTTTTCCTGTAGTAAAGAAAAAGATACAGTAACCGCCCGGTTATACCATAATACAACTTCTTATTTTAACGGGTATTACAACGCCACTTATCTTTTCAAAGAAACAGTAACCCGACTTGAAGAACAATACAAATTTCCTGAACAGGGATTTATTGAGGTTGTTTATTATGGAAATGAGGATGAAATAAAAAGTTTCGTTTCTGATTTTGAAACCATCATCAAAAAAAATGATGCTGTCATGTTCAAACACCCCAACGGGGACTGGATAGATGACTGCCGTCTGCTCAATGGTAAAAGTTGGTTTTACCGCCAAAACTATACCCTCGCCATGGAAAATTTCGATTATATCCTCGAAACTTTCCCTGACTCCCGCCTCGTACCGGAGGTGCATTTCTGGATTGCTAAAACCCATTATATGATGGAAAATTCGGAAATGACCAAAACAATTCTCGATAAGGAACTTATCAACAATGATACGGTCTATATTGACGCAGATCTTGAGGCTGACCTTTCTCTTTTCCGTACCCGCCTCGCCATTCAGGATAAGGATTATAAAAAAGCAGCAAAAATCCTTTCTGAAAATGTCATCTATATCAAAGATAACCTCCGCCGCGCACGGGCTCATTTCCTGCTCGGTCAATTATTTTCCGAAACCAAAGAATATCCCAAAGCACTCGAAAATTATATGTTGGTAGAAAAGTTTAGCGCAGATTATAGCCTGACTTTTTCTTCCAAAATAAAGATTGCCCGCCTTTACGTAGAGTTTCAGAAGGGTAAGGATGACGATGATGAAGTCAATAAATATCTCACCAAACTGCTGAAAGATGAAAAAAACTTTGAATACAGAGATCAGGTTTACTACGAATTTGCTCTGCTTGAAATCAAAAAGGAAAATCTGAAGGGTGCGATTGACTATCTCAAGGAATCGATCCGCGCCAACCTCAGCAATCAGCGTCAAAAGGCCCTTTCTTACTTTAAGATCGGCCAGATCTACTTCTTTGACTTTCAAAACTATACCCAGGCCCAAACTTATTACGACAGTGCTGCTACGGCCATCACCCCTAAAGCTCCCGAATATAAAGAAATCACCACCCTCGCAGCTACCCTCAAAGATTACATCAATTATAAAAATACCATCTCTTATCAGGACAGTATGCTTTGGCTGTCCACGCTTCCCGCTGACACCCTCGATGCCCTCATCAACCGCCTCGTAGCTGAAGAAAAACGCAAACAGGAAGAAGAGCAGGAGCGAATGCTGAAAGAAATGAATTCGCCCAATAACAATTTCTATAATCCGGCACTTCAACAATTTCAGGATCAGGGCAACCGGGCCAAACAAAGTCAGGGCGGTGTCTGGTATTTTGACAACCCTGCCGCAGTATCCAGTGGTAAGCTCCAGTTTGAACAGGTATGGGGCAAACGTATCAATGAAGACAACTGGCGTAGAAGTAAGAAAATGTCCAATATCTCTATGGCTGGTGATCCTGATGCCGGTGCAGACAAACAGCCTGTAGAGGTGGACAGCACACTGCTCAAACAATATGGAGACAAATACAAATACTATAAAGATATTCCCAAAGATGAGGAAGGGATAGCTGTCGCCAATGCGAAGATCGAAGAAGCTATGTACAATCTGGGACAGTTGTACGCACAAAAACTCAACGAAAATGATTCAGCCATCAAAACTCTTGAAACATTGCTGGATCGCTACGAAAACTCCGAATATACCCTCCGGGCCCGTTATTCTCTCTACGGTCTCTACAATCTAAAGCGAAGTCCAATATCAGAAGTTCATAAAAATTATATTCTCAACGAACATCCGGAGACCGTCTATGCCTATCTCATTCTGAATAAAGATCCCCGGGAACTGAAAAGGGATATTCTGGATTATGCATTTGCCTATGACGGCCTATTTAATGCCTATTCCACCCGTCAATTTGAAACGTCCATCGGCTTCAGCGACTTCTTACTTACAAACGAACAGTTTCACAGTAACCCGGAAATCGATTTTGCCAAACTCTATTATATAAAAGGAATGTCCTATGGATATCTGGGACAAAAAGATAGTCTGGCAAAAACCCTCACCTATCTTGTAACTACTTACCCTCAATCAGAAGTTGCGCCACTGGCCCAAAAAACCCTCAACTACCTCAAAACGGGTGTCCCCGCTACAAGTAAGGGCGAAACTGTCAGCGGAGCTTCCCTGACCGAATCTGCAGACCCCTCCAATGAGGCGTTCAAAGGTTTTACAGATAAAATCAAACCTACCGACAAAATCTTTGTCCTGATTTTTGTTGATAAAAACAAGGTGTCAAAGACTGACGCAAATACACAAATTGCCGACTTCAACAAAGTCCACTATGATGCAATGGGGCTGAAAGTCTTTACATTCTTATATCAACAAACGCATCTTCTTCCTTATATCAGCAGCTTCAAAACTGTTGAGGATGCAAAAAAATACATTCAGGATTTCCTGGCAGACAATGCTTCCAAAACGATTATTTCCAGCGGAGATGAAAAAATCTTCTATATCTCCCATACAAACTTCAAAGTAGCCTACGGCCAGAAAAGAATGGAGGACTATATCCAGTACTACGAAAATATTCTGAACAAATAA
- a CDS encoding M23 family metallopeptidase encodes MLRNFYRRIQARLMKQYRVELIDDITLSQSKQFLLKPITVVWIAALLFILIVGGTAALFIYTPSFHQLIPGYKNPEEFAEERQEMATQLAEMEDQIERWTTYVASFRKLAGVEGDSIPVFSEDRLDSMRVVSEEAMHKRQEEEALEESETVLPAVEKREITPEKVVETTHESKPKIVYVSDTQSGNGHSRHYPLMQNLFSPITGEIRKSFDESSAHYGVDIVAEENTLIRSVADGFVIISEYSDDNGWVIGVASAENVVTFYKHNSRLLKDAGTYVYAGEPIAVIGNTGENSTGPHLHLELWRQGRPVDPTNYIEFN; translated from the coding sequence ATGTTACGAAACTTTTACAGGCGGATTCAGGCGAGGCTCATGAAGCAATACAGGGTTGAGTTGATTGATGACATTACCCTTTCTCAATCAAAGCAGTTCCTGTTAAAACCTATAACGGTAGTATGGATTGCAGCGTTGCTGTTTATCCTGATTGTTGGTGGAACTGCTGCATTATTTATTTATACGCCAAGCTTTCATCAACTGATTCCCGGTTACAAAAATCCGGAAGAGTTTGCGGAAGAGCGGCAGGAAATGGCGACTCAGCTTGCGGAGATGGAGGATCAGATAGAGCGATGGACTACTTATGTAGCCAGTTTCAGAAAGCTGGCCGGGGTAGAGGGGGACTCTATACCGGTATTTAGCGAGGACAGACTGGATTCGATGCGAGTAGTCAGCGAGGAGGCGATGCATAAGCGGCAGGAAGAAGAAGCTTTGGAGGAGAGTGAGACGGTATTGCCGGCCGTAGAAAAAAGGGAAATAACGCCGGAAAAAGTGGTGGAAACAACCCATGAATCCAAGCCTAAAATTGTCTATGTATCGGATACGCAAAGCGGCAACGGCCATTCACGGCATTACCCGCTGATGCAGAATCTTTTTTCCCCGATTACAGGAGAAATTCGCAAATCTTTTGATGAATCAAGTGCGCATTATGGCGTAGATATTGTAGCAGAAGAAAATACGCTGATTCGCTCAGTTGCCGATGGATTTGTGATAATCTCAGAGTATTCGGACGACAATGGATGGGTGATCGGTGTTGCGAGTGCAGAAAATGTAGTTACATTCTATAAACACAACAGCAGATTGCTTAAAGACGCCGGAACTTATGTGTATGCCGGAGAGCCTATTGCAGTGATCGGGAATACGGGAGAAAATTCTACCGGCCCCCATCTTCATCTGGAATTGTGGCGGCAGGGCAGGCCCGTAGATCCTACCAACTACATCGAATTTAATTAA
- a CDS encoding polymer-forming cytoskeletal protein — protein sequence MFGNKNENNRPKVNPSSSNPEGRRNIISEGTVVVGNINAEGDLRVEGKVIGTLVCNSKLVVSGTGYIEGSVDARIATVEGEIKGNVVTRELLTIDKTGKIFGDIFTQKLVVQMGAIFTGSSKMAEAAKDKLTETQPRAKDLLAKSSARPVQQPQPVEKMGKAS from the coding sequence ATGTTTGGAAACAAAAACGAAAACAATCGTCCAAAAGTGAATCCCTCTAGCTCTAACCCCGAAGGAAGAAGAAATATCATCTCTGAAGGTACCGTCGTTGTTGGTAATATCAACGCAGAAGGTGACCTCCGTGTAGAAGGTAAAGTCATAGGTACCCTGGTTTGTAATTCTAAACTGGTGGTAAGTGGCACAGGTTATATCGAAGGTAGCGTTGACGCCCGGATTGCCACCGTAGAAGGTGAAATCAAAGGGAATGTCGTTACCCGCGAATTGTTGACCATTGATAAAACCGGAAAAATATTCGGTGATATCTTTACGCAGAAGCTGGTTGTTCAAATGGGTGCTATCTTCACCGGAAGCAGCAAAATGGCTGAAGCCGCAAAAGATAAACTCACCGAAACGCAACCCCGTGCAAAAGATTTGCTCGCCAAATCAAGCGCTCGTCCGGTTCAACAGCCTCAGCCAGTAGAAAAGATGGGCAAAGCCAGCTAA
- a CDS encoding AtpZ/AtpI family protein: MKDKRSPYQEYLRYTGLGFEILACILLFVGAGYGLDTWAGTEKPWFMLVLSIAGCAAAIFLAIRKFK; this comes from the coding sequence ATGAAAGACAAAAGATCACCCTATCAGGAATATCTAAGATATACAGGCCTGGGTTTTGAAATCCTGGCCTGCATTCTTTTATTTGTTGGAGCAGGTTATGGCCTGGATACATGGGCAGGAACAGAAAAACCCTGGTTTATGCTGGTTCTTTCCATTGCCGGGTGTGCCGCTGCCATTTTTCTTGCCATCCGAAAGTTTAAATAA
- the atpB gene encoding F0F1 ATP synthase subunit A yields MIVRKSFILTLLCLVSSVFVFADDGNATEEFDASETILHHVLDTHDWHITDIPSGKDEHGKTHYIPVALHLPWLFYSSRDGVQFVGSTEGLAEKGYMALHDHLYPLKAGVTPPVDAHGHVDMDEKAFEEWEVENIDHHTSVYDFSITKASLHMIMVGIAMLLVFSAVARGYKKNAGKAPSGIQSMFEPIIVFIRDEVAKPYLHDKTSRFLPYLLSLFFFIWFSNLFGLTPFNSNVMGNISVTAALAVLTFLLINFNGTKDYWVHIFNTPGVPWVLKFGIPLMPIVEIIGVFTKPFALMIRLFANISAGHFMVLSLVCMIFILGKNGAQPGGAFGIMPLSFAFTTAIFVLEMVVAIIQAYIFTLLTTVFVGMALESHDDHH; encoded by the coding sequence ATGATTGTACGTAAGTCTTTCATACTTACACTCTTATGCCTTGTCTCAAGCGTTTTTGTATTTGCTGACGACGGAAACGCGACAGAAGAGTTTGACGCTTCGGAAACGATTCTTCACCACGTCCTGGACACACACGACTGGCATATTACAGATATTCCTTCGGGAAAGGACGAACATGGGAAAACCCATTATATACCGGTAGCCCTCCATCTTCCATGGCTTTTCTATAGTAGCCGCGATGGGGTACAGTTTGTGGGCAGTACAGAAGGCCTGGCCGAAAAAGGTTATATGGCGCTGCATGATCACCTGTATCCGCTGAAAGCGGGCGTTACGCCGCCAGTGGACGCACACGGGCATGTGGATATGGACGAAAAAGCTTTTGAAGAGTGGGAAGTGGAAAATATAGATCATCATACGTCTGTATATGATTTTTCCATTACGAAAGCGAGCCTTCACATGATCATGGTGGGTATTGCAATGTTACTGGTTTTTAGTGCAGTTGCCCGTGGATATAAGAAAAATGCCGGAAAAGCCCCATCGGGTATCCAGTCGATGTTTGAGCCGATCATCGTGTTTATCCGCGATGAAGTGGCAAAACCTTATCTCCACGACAAGACATCCCGTTTTTTGCCATATCTGCTAAGCTTGTTTTTCTTTATCTGGTTTTCCAATCTTTTTGGTCTTACGCCCTTCAATTCGAATGTGATGGGTAATATTTCAGTTACAGCCGCACTTGCTGTGCTGACATTTTTGTTGATCAATTTTAACGGAACGAAAGATTACTGGGTACATATTTTTAATACCCCCGGCGTACCCTGGGTGCTGAAATTTGGTATCCCCTTGATGCCCATTGTGGAAATCATCGGCGTTTTTACCAAGCCATTTGCGCTAATGATTCGTCTTTTTGCCAACATTTCCGCGGGACACTTTATGGTGCTTTCCCTGGTATGTATGATTTTTATTTTGGGAAAAAATGGTGCCCAGCCCGGCGGAGCCTTTGGTATCATGCCGCTTTCTTTCGCATTTACAACCGCAATTTTTGTACTGGAAATGGTGGTAGCCATTATCCAGGCATACATATTTACTTTGTTGACCACGGTGTTTGTCGGAATGGCTCTGGAGTCTCACGATGACCACCATTGA
- the atpE gene encoding ATP synthase F0 subunit C has translation MGTFGILGAGIGAGLAAIGAGMGIGRLAASTVESIARQPEASGDIRGAMILTAAFIEGVALLGEVVCLLIVFLNPQGVA, from the coding sequence ATGGGAACTTTCGGAATTTTAGGCGCAGGTATCGGAGCAGGTTTAGCTGCTATCGGTGCAGGTATGGGAATCGGCCGCCTGGCGGCTTCTACGGTTGAGTCTATTGCTCGTCAACCTGAAGCTTCCGGCGATATCCGCGGAGCAATGATCCTTACAGCAGCTTTCATTGAAGGTGTTGCGCTGTTGGGTGAAGTTGTTTGTCTGCTGATTGTATTCCTTAACCCTCAGGGAGTCGCTTAA
- the atpF gene encoding F0F1 ATP synthase subunit B, producing MALLTPQLGLFAWTLIIFLVFFFLLRKMAWKPILNALKEREDTIENSLRQAEQARLEMQKLTSDNEALLKEARAERDKIIKEANTLRDQIVSEARKAAAEAEAKEREKTKQQIEAEKRAAIAEIKETSAAIAVEVAEKILRRAFDDKPVQEAYARQLIGDLKEN from the coding sequence ATGGCATTACTGACCCCCCAGTTGGGATTATTCGCCTGGACCCTGATCATATTCCTTGTTTTCTTTTTTCTGCTCAGGAAAATGGCATGGAAACCTATCCTCAATGCACTGAAAGAGCGTGAGGATACCATTGAAAACTCACTCCGGCAGGCAGAACAGGCTCGCCTGGAAATGCAGAAACTCACCTCCGACAATGAGGCTCTTCTGAAAGAAGCGCGTGCCGAACGCGATAAAATCATCAAGGAGGCCAATACGCTGCGCGATCAGATTGTCTCAGAGGCCCGCAAAGCGGCTGCCGAAGCGGAAGCCAAAGAGCGTGAAAAAACAAAGCAGCAGATTGAAGCAGAAAAACGCGCCGCCATTGCAGAAATTAAAGAAACATCCGCTGCAATTGCAGTTGAAGTAGCCGAGAAAATCCTGCGTAGGGCGTTTGATGACAAACCTGTACAGGAAGCTTATGCGCGTCAGTTGATCGGTGATTTGAAAGAAAATTAA
- the atpH gene encoding ATP synthase F1 subunit delta, producing MVEDRIGYRYANAVFKLAEERNMIPAVKEDMALILDIHTNNRDFANFLKTPIVSSPAKEKIIKKVFAGRLKTEIVDHLVQLITKKGREMYLPATASSFLAICDKYYGVVRGKLISASVLDKATVAAIKAEVEKETGGTFEMEQEVDPALIGGFVLNMGDNLFDGSVVTALRKIKQEFSKNN from the coding sequence ATGGTTGAAGATCGGATTGGCTACAGATACGCAAACGCCGTATTTAAACTTGCGGAAGAGCGGAATATGATTCCTGCGGTAAAAGAAGACATGGCGCTTATTCTGGATATTCATACGAATAACAGAGACTTCGCCAACTTCCTGAAGACGCCCATCGTGTCTTCTCCTGCCAAAGAAAAAATCATCAAGAAAGTCTTTGCGGGAAGGCTGAAGACGGAAATCGTGGATCACCTGGTCCAGCTGATTACCAAAAAAGGCCGGGAAATGTATTTACCCGCTACAGCCTCTTCATTCCTTGCGATTTGCGATAAATATTATGGTGTTGTCAGAGGAAAACTCATCTCTGCTTCCGTCCTTGACAAGGCTACTGTAGCTGCGATCAAGGCAGAAGTGGAAAAAGAAACAGGCGGCACATTTGAAATGGAACAGGAAGTGGATCCTGCCCTTATCGGCGGATTTGTACTCAATATGGGTGACAACCTCTTCGACGGAAGTGTTGTTACGGCCCTAAGAAAGATAAAACAAGAATTTTCAAAGAATAACTAA
- the atpA gene encoding F0F1 ATP synthase subunit alpha, whose translation MPAVRPDEVSAILREQLSNYKTVVELEETGTVLQVGDGIARIYGLAKVQAGELIQFANGLKGMVLNLEEDNVGAVLFGESEGIKEGDTVTRTGQIASLKVGEGLLGRVINPLGEPIDGKGPITGELYDSPYERKAPGVIFRQPVNEPLQTGVKAIDSMIPIGRGQRELIIGDRSTGKTAIAVDTIINQKESYDSGNPVYCIYVACGQKASTIAKVVKALEDSGAMPYTVIVAAPASYPAPLQFFAPFAGAAIGEFFRDTGRPALAIYDDLSKQAVAYREVSLLLRRPPGREAYPGDVFYLHSRLLERAAKIINDDGIAKNMNDLPEAFKPMVKGGGSLTALPIIETQEGDVSAYIPTNVISITDGQIFLESNLFNAGVRPAINVGISVSRVGGSAQIKPMKKVAGTLKLDLAQFRELEAFARFGSDLDKSTQLQLDRGRRSVQILIQRQYSPVSVENQVAIIYAVSKGFADKVPVEKMSDYEKQFIQNLELRHKGTLDAIKGRDWNDEIIKVLESVATETAKSFI comes from the coding sequence ATGCCAGCGGTAAGACCTGATGAAGTATCTGCAATCCTGCGTGAACAATTATCTAATTACAAAACTGTAGTCGAACTGGAAGAAACCGGTACCGTGCTTCAGGTAGGTGATGGTATTGCGCGTATTTATGGCCTGGCAAAAGTACAGGCCGGTGAGCTTATCCAGTTTGCAAACGGCCTCAAAGGCATGGTACTTAACCTGGAAGAAGACAATGTTGGTGCCGTATTGTTTGGTGAATCCGAAGGAATTAAAGAAGGCGACACCGTAACACGCACCGGCCAGATCGCATCCCTGAAAGTAGGGGAGGGGCTTCTCGGAAGGGTTATCAACCCTTTGGGCGAACCCATTGACGGAAAAGGCCCGATCACAGGTGAGTTGTACGATTCTCCATACGAACGTAAAGCTCCAGGGGTAATTTTCCGCCAGCCGGTAAACGAACCGCTTCAGACAGGTGTGAAGGCGATTGACTCGATGATTCCGATTGGTCGTGGCCAGCGTGAGCTTATCATTGGTGACCGCTCAACAGGTAAAACTGCTATTGCGGTGGATACGATCATCAACCAAAAAGAAAGCTACGACAGCGGTAACCCTGTTTATTGTATATATGTAGCCTGCGGTCAGAAAGCTTCTACTATCGCTAAGGTGGTAAAAGCGCTGGAAGATTCAGGTGCAATGCCTTATACGGTTATTGTAGCTGCTCCGGCATCTTATCCTGCTCCGCTTCAGTTTTTTGCGCCTTTTGCAGGTGCTGCTATCGGGGAGTTTTTCCGCGATACCGGACGCCCTGCCCTGGCAATCTATGACGACCTTTCCAAGCAGGCCGTAGCTTACCGTGAAGTATCTCTGCTTTTGAGACGTCCTCCCGGCCGTGAAGCTTATCCTGGAGACGTATTCTATCTCCACTCACGCCTGCTCGAACGTGCGGCTAAAATCATCAACGATGATGGTATTGCAAAAAATATGAACGACCTGCCGGAAGCGTTTAAGCCAATGGTAAAAGGTGGTGGTTCTCTTACCGCTCTTCCGATCATCGAAACCCAGGAAGGGGACGTTTCTGCTTATATCCCGACCAACGTAATCTCTATTACTGACGGCCAGATATTCCTCGAATCCAACCTCTTCAATGCTGGTGTACGCCCTGCGATCAACGTAGGTATCTCCGTATCCCGTGTGGGTGGATCTGCACAGATCAAGCCGATGAAAAAAGTAGCGGGTACGCTGAAACTTGACCTGGCTCAGTTCCGTGAACTGGAAGCTTTTGCCCGTTTTGGTTCAGATCTCGACAAATCTACCCAGCTTCAGCTTGACCGTGGTCGTCGAAGTGTACAGATCCTGATTCAGAGACAATATTCACCTGTTTCTGTAGAAAATCAGGTGGCCATTATTTATGCAGTCTCCAAAGGATTCGCTGATAAAGTGCCTGTAGAGAAGATGAGTGATTATGAAAAACAATTCATTCAGAATCTGGAACTCAGGCATAAAGGTACTCTCGATGCTATCAAAGGCCGCGACTGGAATGATGAGATCATCAAAGTACTGGAGTCTGTAGCAACAGAAACCGCGAAGTCATTTATATAA
- the atpG gene encoding ATP synthase F1 subunit gamma: MANLKEIRGRIKTVKNIQQVTKAMKMVAAAKLRRAQDRMLQLRPYASKLKEIIGNVTASVNVDDIPSKLVEVREVKNILFVVITSNRGLAGPFNTNLLKQANQFIKENHAKDLAEGKIQFLCIGRKGYDFYRKRKYNVNGKNFDVFGDLTFQAVNEVVDLIFEKFESGEVDKVYLAFNEFRNVMSQIRQVEQLLPLSVEGLGKGGEVAADADKYRSDYMFEPGREEILTELIPKALRVQVFRAVLESNASEHGARMIAMDSATTNAEDLLKGLKLSYNKARQASITKEILEIAAGADALAAQ; encoded by the coding sequence ATGGCGAATCTTAAAGAAATACGAGGCCGGATAAAAACGGTAAAAAACATCCAGCAGGTTACCAAAGCCATGAAAATGGTGGCTGCGGCTAAATTGCGGCGTGCACAGGATCGCATGCTTCAGTTGCGCCCGTACGCTTCCAAGCTCAAGGAAATTATTGGAAATGTGACCGCTTCGGTCAACGTTGACGATATCCCGAGCAAATTGGTAGAGGTGCGGGAAGTTAAAAATATCCTCTTCGTAGTTATCACCTCCAACCGAGGCCTTGCCGGACCGTTTAATACCAATCTGCTCAAACAGGCCAATCAGTTTATCAAGGAAAATCACGCGAAGGATCTTGCCGAAGGGAAAATTCAGTTTTTATGTATAGGACGTAAAGGCTATGACTTTTACCGCAAACGCAAGTATAATGTCAATGGCAAAAACTTTGATGTTTTCGGTGATCTTACTTTCCAGGCAGTCAATGAGGTTGTCGACCTGATTTTTGAAAAATTTGAAAGTGGAGAAGTGGACAAGGTATATCTGGCGTTCAATGAATTCCGCAACGTCATGTCGCAGATTCGCCAGGTAGAACAATTGTTGCCTTTGTCGGTAGAAGGATTGGGAAAAGGTGGTGAAGTTGCTGCTGATGCGGATAAATATCGCTCTGACTATATGTTTGAGCCTGGCCGTGAAGAGATTCTTACAGAGCTGATTCCTAAAGCACTGCGAGTGCAGGTATTCCGCGCTGTGCTGGAGTCCAATGCTTCTGAACATGGCGCCCGTATGATTGCTATGGATAGTGCAACTACCAATGCAGAGGACTTGCTGAAAGGGCTGAAATTGAGCTATAACAAAGCTCGTCAGGCATCTATCACGAAGGAAATCCTCGAGATTGCCGCAGGTGCAGATGCGCTTGCAGCGCAGTAG